In a single window of the Novosphingobium sp. IK01 genome:
- a CDS encoding N-acetylmuramoyl-L-alanine amidase: protein MVKQRVVIIGLFVVPLLVAALWARLFLGVGAPEGWRSDGHVLRIVLPDGTRAIDLPRIEGPADASRPLVVIDAGHGGHDPGASGAGTLREKQLTLALALALRDALLADGRVRVALTRERDRFLALEERSGIARRLHADLFISIHADSASAADAGGATVYTLSDRGSDALSDALARRENRADSVNGVALAGRSDAVSSILVDLSRREMRSRSIRLAELILREGGAGGEGGGALHFHRDPRREAAFVVLKSLDLPSVLVEAGYVSNAGDVRSMTDKAWRARFATTLAHAIEIFLAEPDTGLPAG, encoded by the coding sequence ATGGTTAAGCAGCGGGTCGTCATCATTGGTCTGTTCGTGGTGCCGCTGCTGGTCGCGGCGCTCTGGGCGCGGCTGTTTCTGGGGGTGGGGGCGCCGGAAGGCTGGCGTTCGGACGGGCATGTCCTGCGCATCGTGCTGCCCGACGGAACGCGCGCGATCGACCTGCCGCGGATCGAGGGGCCGGCTGACGCGAGCCGTCCGCTGGTAGTGATCGACGCTGGGCACGGAGGCCATGATCCGGGCGCGAGCGGGGCTGGCACCTTGCGCGAGAAGCAGTTGACGCTGGCCCTTGCGCTGGCCTTGCGCGATGCGCTGCTGGCCGACGGGCGGGTGCGTGTGGCGCTCACCCGCGAGCGGGACCGCTTCCTCGCGCTCGAAGAGCGTTCGGGCATCGCGCGGCGGCTCCATGCCGACCTGTTCATCTCGATCCATGCCGATTCCGCTTCGGCGGCGGACGCGGGCGGGGCGACCGTCTATACCCTGTCGGATCGCGGGTCCGATGCGCTCAGCGATGCGCTGGCCCGGCGTGAAAACCGCGCCGACAGCGTCAACGGGGTGGCGCTGGCCGGGCGTTCGGATGCGGTGTCCTCGATTCTGGTCGACCTGTCGCGGCGGGAAATGCGCAGTCGGTCGATCCGTCTGGCCGAGCTGATCCTGCGTGAGGGCGGGGCCGGGGGTGAGGGAGGGGGGGCCTTGCATTTTCACCGCGATCCCCGGCGCGAGGCGGCTTTTGTCGTGCTCAAGTCGCTCGACCTGCCCTCGGTGCTGGTCGAGGCGGGCTATGTCTCCAACGCCGGCGATGTCCGGTCGATGACTGACAAGGCCTGGCGCGCGCGTTTTGCCACGACGTTGGCCCATGCCATCGAGATCTTTCTGGCCGAGCCGGACACCGGATTGCCGGCGGGGTGA
- a CDS encoding ribonuclease E/G — protein MTTRMLIDARHQEETRVAVLKGNRIEEFDFESADHKQIKGNIYLAKVTRVEPSLQAAFVDFGGNRHGFLAFSEIHPDYYQIPKEDREALLAEDAAHAEEEAALRAAEYGDEDEDGEFEGGYDDGGYDDDENGFENGQGLTEVDTSEKDQVATIEGGVVENGFDHDSEDTTDEGGADGAGADETGAEGGRRGRRPRRQGRGQSKEAEELRAKRMALRRRYKIQDVIQRRQVLLVQVVKEERGNKGAALTTYLSLAGRYCVLMPNSSHGGGISRKISSASDRKRLKQIISELELPRSMSCIVRTAGLQRTKPEIKRDFDYLARLWDEIREQTLHSSAPALIHSDSDLVKRAIRDIYNRDIEEVVVEGEAGYRAAKDFMKLLMPSHAKRVKQYADPVPLFQRYGAEDQLSAMYDPVVQLRSGGYLVINPTEALVSIDINSGRSTKEHGIEQTAVATNLEAAREIARQLRLRDMAGLVVIDFIDMEYGSNIRKVEKAMKDALKDDRARIQVGRISGFGLMEMSRQRLRTGVLEATTRACPHCDGSGLVRTASSAGLSALRMIEDEAAKGKGCIISLYASQEAAIYVLNTKRADLAEIEMRYGVSVEVIPEGENEGAKMRVASRGPKPEFIPRFEPIMEPEEDDIVEDTYDEDEEEALEERRESGEGQNGGEQAGEGNGRRKRRKRRRGRNRDRREDGLAAGEAGEDDGEDAAEAFADEAGDDAALDDAESTDAEGAEAADSDIEAGEGEEADRGPRKRRRRSRRRRGGQRDDAGEAQAGEAQADDTADEEAPAGVNEATEAPASAPANVVAEPVAEQAPVAPAPEPEAAVASAAPAEVALAAAPEAPAVEAEAAPAKPKRVRKKKVAEPVEEAPAAEAEAAPAKPKRVRKKKVAEPVEEAPAAEAEAAPAKPKRVRKKKVAEPAVEAPAGEPAVSEAPAAPAQTAPAEAAPSESAAENGPEDDNADDGSAPRRGWWQRTFGA, from the coding sequence ATGACCACGCGCATGCTGATCGATGCGCGCCACCAGGAAGAAACCCGGGTGGCTGTGCTCAAGGGCAACCGTATTGAAGAATTCGACTTTGAATCTGCCGATCACAAGCAGATCAAGGGTAACATCTACCTCGCCAAGGTCACCCGCGTAGAGCCTTCGCTCCAGGCGGCCTTTGTCGATTTCGGTGGCAATCGCCATGGCTTCCTGGCCTTCAGCGAAATCCACCCCGACTACTACCAGATCCCCAAGGAAGACCGCGAGGCGCTGCTGGCCGAAGACGCCGCCCACGCCGAGGAAGAAGCCGCCCTGCGCGCCGCCGAATACGGCGATGAGGACGAGGATGGCGAGTTCGAAGGCGGCTACGACGATGGCGGCTACGACGACGACGAAAACGGCTTCGAAAACGGGCAGGGCCTGACCGAAGTCGACACGTCCGAGAAGGATCAGGTCGCCACGATCGAGGGCGGTGTCGTCGAAAACGGCTTCGACCACGATTCCGAAGACACGACCGACGAAGGCGGTGCAGACGGGGCCGGGGCCGATGAGACCGGCGCCGAAGGGGGCCGCCGTGGCCGCCGTCCGCGTCGTCAGGGCCGTGGCCAGAGCAAGGAAGCCGAAGAACTGCGCGCCAAGCGCATGGCCCTGCGCCGTCGCTACAAAATCCAGGACGTGATCCAGCGCCGTCAGGTTCTGCTGGTGCAGGTCGTCAAGGAAGAACGCGGCAACAAGGGCGCGGCGCTCACCACGTACCTGAGCCTGGCGGGCCGCTACTGCGTGCTCATGCCCAATTCGAGCCATGGCGGCGGCATCAGCCGCAAGATCAGCTCGGCCTCGGACCGCAAGCGCCTGAAGCAGATCATTTCCGAGCTGGAACTGCCCCGCTCGATGAGCTGCATCGTGCGCACCGCCGGTCTCCAGCGCACCAAGCCCGAAATCAAGCGCGATTTCGACTATCTCGCCCGCCTGTGGGACGAGATCCGCGAACAGACGCTCCATTCCTCGGCCCCGGCGCTGATCCATTCGGACAGCGATCTGGTCAAGCGCGCCATCCGCGACATCTACAACCGCGACATCGAGGAAGTGGTGGTCGAGGGCGAAGCGGGCTACCGCGCGGCCAAGGACTTCATGAAGCTCCTGATGCCCAGCCACGCCAAGCGGGTGAAGCAGTATGCCGACCCGGTGCCGCTCTTCCAGCGCTATGGCGCCGAAGACCAGCTCTCGGCGATGTACGATCCGGTCGTCCAGCTGCGTTCGGGCGGCTATCTGGTGATCAACCCGACCGAGGCGCTCGTCTCGATCGACATCAACTCGGGCCGCTCCACCAAGGAGCACGGCATCGAGCAGACGGCCGTTGCCACCAATCTTGAAGCCGCGCGCGAAATCGCCCGCCAGTTGCGCCTGCGCGACATGGCCGGCCTCGTCGTGATCGACTTCATCGACATGGAATATGGCTCGAACATCCGCAAGGTCGAGAAGGCGATGAAGGACGCCCTCAAGGACGACCGCGCGCGCATCCAGGTCGGCCGCATCTCGGGCTTCGGCCTGATGGAGATGAGCCGCCAGCGCCTGCGCACCGGCGTTCTGGAAGCGACGACCCGCGCCTGCCCGCACTGCGACGGCTCGGGCCTCGTGCGCACGGCCTCCTCGGCCGGGCTCTCGGCCCTGCGCATGATCGAGGACGAAGCGGCCAAGGGCAAGGGCTGCATCATCTCGCTCTACGCCAGCCAGGAAGCGGCGATCTACGTTCTCAACACCAAGCGCGCCGATCTCGCCGAGATCGAAATGCGCTATGGCGTGAGCGTCGAGGTCATCCCCGAGGGTGAGAACGAGGGCGCCAAGATGCGCGTCGCCTCGCGCGGACCCAAGCCCGAGTTCATCCCCCGCTTCGAGCCCATCATGGAGCCCGAGGAAGACGACATCGTCGAGGACACCTACGACGAGGACGAGGAAGAGGCTCTCGAAGAGCGCCGCGAGTCGGGCGAAGGCCAGAACGGCGGCGAGCAGGCGGGCGAAGGCAATGGCCGTCGCAAGCGCCGCAAGCGTCGTCGGGGCCGTAACCGCGACCGTCGCGAAGATGGCCTTGCCGCCGGTGAGGCTGGCGAAGACGACGGCGAGGACGCCGCCGAAGCATTCGCCGACGAAGCAGGCGATGACGCTGCCCTCGATGATGCCGAAAGCACCGATGCCGAAGGCGCCGAAGCTGCTGACAGCGACATCGAGGCTGGCGAAGGCGAGGAAGCGGATCGCGGTCCGCGCAAGCGCCGCCGCCGCAGCCGTCGCCGTCGTGGCGGCCAGCGCGACGATGCGGGCGAGGCTCAGGCGGGCGAGGCTCAGGCCGATGACACGGCTGACGAGGAGGCCCCGGCTGGCGTGAACGAAGCGACTGAGGCCCCTGCCTCCGCCCCTGCCAATGTCGTGGCCGAGCCGGTCGCCGAACAGGCCCCGGTTGCTCCGGCTCCCGAGCCGGAAGCCGCTGTCGCCAGCGCGGCCCCGGCGGAGGTCGCCCTCGCAGCCGCGCCCGAAGCCCCGGCTGTCGAGGCCGAAGCCGCTCCGGCCAAGCCCAAGCGCGTGCGCAAGAAGAAGGTCGCCGAACCGGTTGAGGAAGCTCCGGCTGCCGAGGCCGAAGCCGCTCCGGCCAAGCCCAAGCGCGTGCGCAAGAAGAAGGTTGCCGAACCGGTTGAGGAAGCTCCGGCTGCCGAGGCCGAAGCCGCTCCGGCCAAGCCCAAGCGCGTGCGCAAGAAGAAGGTCGCCGAACCGGCTGTGGAAGCTCCGGCTGGCGAACCGGCGGTGAGCGAAGCCCCTGCGGCCCCCGCCCAAACCGCACCCGCCGAAGCCGCTCCTTCGGAGAGCGCCGCAGAAAACGGCCCTGAAGACGACAATGCCGACGATGGCTCCGCGCCCCGTCGCGGCTGGTGGCAGCGCACTTTCGGCGCCTGA
- a CDS encoding AEC family transporter yields MLSILAITVPIFALILVGWGARRKGIFGPATSGELNRFVVNLALPALLFQIVAKVRWQEIWQPGFIGAFGIGAFSVFAITVALRVRRSRHLADAAIDGLNAAYANTAYIGFPLALSALGPAGLTAPLIASILTVCLLFALGLILIEVGLQQEAHPLHMAAKVGRALARNPLLVAPVLGAVWLATGIPLPDSADHFLKLLGGAASPCALVGLGAFLAERRPAGRGEGASVAVLCLAKLIAQPLLTWVLATRIFHLAPETTRAAVLLATLPTGTGPFMVAEYHGREATITARTILITTLLSLVTITVCLALLP; encoded by the coding sequence ATGCTGTCGATTCTTGCCATTACCGTTCCAATCTTCGCGCTGATTCTGGTGGGCTGGGGGGCCCGGCGCAAAGGTATTTTCGGGCCGGCTACCAGCGGCGAACTCAACCGTTTCGTCGTCAATCTGGCCCTGCCCGCGCTGCTGTTCCAGATCGTCGCCAAAGTCCGCTGGCAGGAAATCTGGCAACCCGGCTTCATCGGCGCTTTCGGGATCGGCGCTTTTTCCGTGTTTGCCATCACTGTCGCGCTGCGCGTGCGCCGCTCGCGCCATCTGGCCGATGCGGCGATCGACGGGCTCAACGCCGCCTATGCCAACACCGCCTATATCGGCTTCCCCCTCGCGCTTTCGGCGCTTGGCCCGGCCGGGCTCACCGCGCCGCTGATCGCCAGCATCCTGACGGTCTGCCTGCTCTTCGCGCTGGGCCTGATCCTGATCGAGGTGGGCCTGCAACAGGAAGCCCATCCGCTCCACATGGCGGCCAAAGTGGGCCGGGCGCTGGCCCGCAACCCGCTGCTGGTGGCCCCGGTGCTGGGCGCGGTCTGGCTGGCGACGGGCATTCCTCTGCCCGACAGCGCCGATCATTTCCTCAAGCTGCTGGGCGGGGCCGCCTCGCCCTGCGCGCTGGTGGGTCTGGGCGCGTTTCTGGCCGAGCGGCGCCCGGCTGGCCGGGGCGAAGGCGCCAGCGTGGCGGTGCTGTGCCTCGCCAAGCTGATCGCCCAGCCCCTGCTGACCTGGGTTCTGGCGACCCGGATCTTTCACCTCGCGCCCGAAACCACCCGCGCCGCCGTGCTGCTGGCCACGCTGCCCACCGGCACCGGCCCGTTCATGGTCGCCGAATACCATGGCCGCGAGGCTACGATTACCGCGCGCACGATCCTGATCACGACCCTGCTCTCGCTGGTCACGATCACCGTGTGCCTGGCGCTACTCCCGTAA
- a CDS encoding alpha/beta hydrolase family protein — protein sequence MKSVLVAGVALLGVSGMGTVAMAADGASAAVTPAPTPAPAPAPAPAPAPAPAPAPAPAPTPSPGVANADVALPTDAKAFAALPFVAQAAISPDGQRIGGLMAVGGRQVIGIRNLFDGKEKPFTVGVPESTQANWVQWVGNDFLLVHLSALLPFGEADKAYVSRLIAVNRKTGKIVRILWNSGGQNAARVLWVAPDGSPQILVSAQNSIYMGQDFYPTVWRVNLAGGNDKIVQMPRMGMMYWQADSAGIVRSANGYAQEGRLQRFLYRGPQAGASLREIDRASTRAHESLFDPEVFVPGTDHALVIREGEDGRTGLYEVDMLTMKSVRTVYEAPEGIGIKRTIQSDDGNTVLGVVLSKGPDGQADAVHWLDPVLAEVQGDLEKAVAGTGKRVRISSLSADRNAMLVTIDRPDSPGAIYYYNARGTSMQRIAVMNDALRQRPQNPVSLVHYKARDGLEIEAVLTLPSARLVGGKVPAPLPVVVMPHGGPWAHDTADWDYMAQYVAARGYVVIQPNFRGSTGYGEAFMRKGEGQMGLAMQDDLTDALHWAVAQKLADPARACIVGASYGGYAAMWGLAKDPDLYRCGISISGVASLRREVNDFGNELFRGKFTDDWKAMTPDFAAVSPLNAVARIKAPLLLIHGREDITVDVSQSDSMASRMRGAGKTVEYVSLPKADHYFTREADREAMLNAIGGFLAKYNP from the coding sequence ATGAAGTCGGTGCTGGTGGCGGGGGTGGCCCTTCTTGGCGTCTCCGGGATGGGGACTGTGGCCATGGCGGCCGATGGGGCCAGCGCGGCGGTCACTCCCGCTCCCACTCCCGCTCCCGCTCCCGCTCCCGCTCCCGCTCCCGCTCCCGCTCCCGCTCCCGCTCCCGCTCCCGCTCCCACTCCCAGTCCCGGTGTTGCCAATGCGGATGTGGCGCTGCCGACCGATGCCAAGGCGTTCGCGGCCCTGCCGTTCGTGGCGCAGGCGGCGATTTCGCCTGACGGGCAAAGGATCGGTGGGCTCATGGCCGTGGGCGGGCGGCAGGTGATCGGTATCCGCAACCTGTTCGATGGCAAGGAAAAGCCTTTTACGGTCGGCGTGCCCGAATCGACCCAGGCGAACTGGGTGCAGTGGGTCGGCAACGATTTCCTCCTCGTCCACCTGTCGGCACTGTTGCCATTCGGGGAGGCTGACAAGGCCTATGTCTCGCGCCTGATCGCGGTGAACCGGAAGACCGGCAAGATCGTGCGGATCTTGTGGAACAGTGGCGGGCAGAATGCGGCGCGCGTGCTCTGGGTGGCGCCTGACGGATCGCCGCAGATCCTCGTTTCGGCGCAGAACTCGATCTACATGGGGCAGGATTTCTACCCCACGGTCTGGCGTGTCAATCTGGCCGGGGGCAACGACAAGATCGTGCAGATGCCCCGCATGGGCATGATGTACTGGCAGGCCGACAGTGCCGGAATCGTGCGTTCGGCCAACGGCTATGCGCAGGAGGGGCGCCTCCAGCGCTTCTTGTACCGTGGCCCGCAGGCGGGCGCATCCTTGCGCGAGATCGACCGCGCCAGCACCCGCGCGCACGAGAGCCTGTTCGACCCGGAAGTCTTCGTTCCGGGCACCGATCATGCCCTGGTTATCCGGGAAGGGGAGGATGGCCGTACGGGTCTTTACGAGGTCGACATGCTGACCATGAAGTCGGTGCGCACGGTCTACGAAGCCCCCGAGGGGATCGGGATCAAGCGCACGATCCAGTCCGATGATGGCAACACCGTGCTTGGCGTCGTGTTGTCGAAGGGCCCCGATGGCCAGGCCGATGCAGTCCACTGGCTCGATCCCGTCCTGGCCGAGGTTCAGGGTGATCTCGAAAAGGCGGTGGCGGGAACGGGCAAGCGGGTTCGCATTTCCAGCCTGAGCGCCGATCGCAATGCCATGCTGGTCACCATCGATCGCCCCGATTCGCCCGGTGCGATCTACTATTACAACGCCCGTGGCACATCGATGCAGCGGATTGCGGTGATGAACGATGCGCTGCGCCAGCGGCCGCAGAATCCGGTCAGTCTCGTGCACTACAAGGCGCGTGACGGGCTGGAGATCGAGGCTGTGCTGACATTGCCCAGCGCGCGGCTTGTCGGGGGCAAGGTGCCCGCGCCCTTGCCGGTGGTGGTCATGCCTCATGGTGGTCCCTGGGCGCATGACACGGCGGACTGGGACTATATGGCCCAATATGTCGCGGCGCGCGGCTATGTGGTGATCCAGCCCAATTTCCGCGGATCGACCGGCTATGGCGAGGCATTCATGCGCAAGGGCGAGGGGCAGATGGGGCTGGCCATGCAGGATGACCTGACCGACGCGCTGCACTGGGCCGTGGCGCAAAAGCTGGCCGATCCGGCACGCGCCTGCATCGTGGGGGCGTCCTATGGCGGCTATGCGGCGATGTGGGGGCTGGCCAAGGACCCCGATCTCTATCGCTGCGGTATTTCCATTTCCGGCGTGGCGAGCCTGCGCCGCGAGGTCAATGATTTCGGCAACGAGTTGTTCAGGGGCAAATTCACCGATGACTGGAAGGCGATGACGCCCGATTTCGCGGCGGTGTCCCCGCTCAATGCGGTGGCGCGGATCAAGGCGCCGCTCCTGCTGATCCATGGCCGCGAAGACATCACGGTTGACGTCTCCCAATCGGATTCGATGGCCAGCCGGATGCGCGGGGCGGGCAAGACGGTGGAGTATGTCAGCCTGCCCAAGGCCGACCACTATTTCACCCGCGAGGCCGACCGCGAGGCGATGCTCAATGCCATCGGCGGCTTTCTGGCGAAGTACAACCCGTAA
- a CDS encoding succinate dehydrogenase iron-sulfur subunit: MATFSLPKNSTITGKGRHHAAATQGRIKKFKVYRYDPDSGENPRYDTFEIDLDQCGPMVLDALIKMKGEQDPSLTFRRSCREGICGSCAMNLNGRNGLACTTAIEDLKGDIRITPLPHMEVIKDLVPDFTHFYAQYASIRPWLQTVSPTPSGKERLQSPEQREKLDGLYECILCACCSTSCPSYWWNSDKFLGPAILLQAYRWLADSRDEMTGERLDELEDPFRLYRCHTIMNCANVCPKGLSPARAIAEIKKMQAERAI; the protein is encoded by the coding sequence ATGGCGACTTTCTCACTCCCGAAGAACTCCACGATCACCGGCAAGGGCCGTCATCACGCGGCCGCGACCCAGGGACGGATCAAGAAGTTCAAGGTCTATCGCTATGATCCGGACAGCGGTGAAAACCCCCGCTACGACACGTTCGAGATCGACCTCGACCAGTGCGGCCCGATGGTGCTCGACGCGCTGATCAAGATGAAGGGCGAGCAGGACCCCTCGCTCACCTTCCGCCGCTCGTGCCGCGAGGGCATCTGCGGTTCGTGCGCGATGAACCTCAACGGCCGCAACGGCCTGGCCTGCACGACGGCCATCGAGGATCTCAAGGGCGACATCCGCATCACCCCGCTCCCGCACATGGAAGTGATCAAGGACCTCGTCCCCGATTTCACCCACTTCTATGCGCAGTACGCGTCGATCCGCCCCTGGCTGCAAACCGTTTCGCCCACCCCCTCGGGCAAGGAACGCCTCCAGAGCCCCGAGCAGCGTGAAAAGCTCGACGGCCTCTACGAGTGCATCCTGTGCGCCTGCTGCTCGACCTCGTGCCCGAGCTACTGGTGGAATTCGGACAAGTTCCTGGGCCCGGCGATCCTGCTCCAGGCCTATCGCTGGCTGGCCGACAGCCGCGACGAAATGACCGGCGAGCGCCTCGACGAGCTGGAAGATCCCTTCCGCCTCTATCGCTGCCACACCATCATGAACTGCGCCAACGTGTGCCCCAAGGGCCTCTCGCCCGCACGCGCGATCGCGGAAATTAAGAAGATGCAGGCCGAACGCGCCATCTGA
- the zapE gene encoding cell division protein ZapE: MTRITERYAQLVASGQLRPDPEQAAAAARLDRLQQELESPPPAPGLFGRLLGAKAPPPPRGLYMWGGVGRGKSMLMDLFHDNLTSVPKRRAHFHAFMLDVHARLREARKSESGDPILPVAASIAAECRVLCFDEMVVNNSADAMIMSRLFTALIVEHGLIVVTTSNRAPSELYKNGLNREHFLPFIALVEERLDVLALNGPVDYRLSRLQGVNTWHVPNGPAATEAVREAFFRLTDFAPEDSANVPSAELDVGGGRMLHVPKSLKGVGVFSFKKLCAQARGAPDYLAIARAYHTVILVGIPRLGPDQRNEAARFVTLIDALYEHKVKLIATADADPVNLYESGDGRFEFDRTISRLMEMQSQDYLAKGHGED, encoded by the coding sequence ATGACCCGCATCACCGAACGCTATGCGCAACTGGTCGCCTCGGGCCAGCTGCGCCCCGACCCCGAACAGGCCGCCGCCGCCGCCCGGCTCGACCGGTTGCAGCAGGAACTCGAAAGCCCGCCCCCGGCTCCCGGCCTGTTTGGACGCCTGCTCGGCGCCAAGGCCCCCCCGCCCCCGCGCGGGCTCTACATGTGGGGTGGCGTCGGGCGTGGCAAGTCGATGCTGATGGACCTGTTCCACGACAACCTGACCTCGGTGCCCAAGCGGCGCGCCCACTTCCACGCCTTCATGCTCGACGTCCACGCCCGCCTGCGCGAAGCGCGCAAGAGCGAGAGCGGCGACCCCATCCTGCCCGTGGCCGCCTCGATCGCGGCGGAATGCCGCGTGCTGTGCTTCGATGAAATGGTCGTCAACAACAGCGCCGACGCGATGATCATGAGCCGCCTGTTCACCGCGCTGATCGTCGAGCACGGGTTGATCGTGGTCACCACCAGCAACCGCGCTCCGTCAGAGCTGTACAAGAACGGCCTCAACCGCGAGCATTTCCTGCCGTTCATCGCCCTGGTCGAGGAACGCCTCGACGTGCTGGCGCTCAACGGGCCGGTCGATTACCGGCTCTCACGCCTTCAGGGCGTGAACACCTGGCATGTTCCCAATGGCCCGGCGGCCACCGAGGCGGTGCGCGAAGCCTTCTTCCGCCTGACCGACTTCGCCCCCGAAGACAGCGCCAACGTCCCCAGCGCCGAACTCGACGTGGGCGGCGGTCGCATGCTCCATGTTCCCAAGAGCCTCAAGGGCGTGGGCGTGTTCAGCTTCAAGAAGCTCTGCGCACAGGCCCGTGGCGCCCCCGACTATCTGGCCATCGCCCGCGCCTACCACACGGTCATCCTCGTGGGCATCCCGCGCCTGGGCCCGGACCAGCGCAACGAGGCCGCCCGCTTCGTGACGCTGATCGACGCCCTCTACGAACACAAGGTCAAGCTGATCGCCACCGCCGACGCCGATCCCGTTAACCTTTACGAATCAGGCGACGGCCGTTTCGAGTTCGACAGAACCATCAGTCGCCTGATGGAAATGCAAAGTCAGGACTATCTGGCAAAAGGCCACGGCGAAGACTGA
- a CDS encoding EAL domain-containing protein, with product MRSPIGISLLLSLALWPAWPLGFAEAIAHIYWNTAYTLISRSAPSSIVVVSVDAAGDLDSAGEAKILESIRRQMPRRVFVDMRVPYGIDPQGDTRLKRAVDSYGDDIGFVVRSSEMNTHDSSSIKIPTSEIFGSHKVYVSSWNDNFIHAVVSAPYSVNLDGKKYSTLSVALANIKPKSDGNYYPDFSVDPESIPTISAKSFLEGNLGSSILSGRTVIVTSSNGVTPMRYFGHRISPPVAHDIAGAEALSRGLNINLTFIPLLLLAVLVTAFAQGMNSRLRRVFLYLLIFAVVVFTPVEVRFLGIVLPPEEAIIYLMSYGSIRLWRRRTRRIQQTSLSGLPNFVAFSSGKMSGGYDVIVAVVARYEEILATLPRELHEECAKQIARRLSVGSGATQIYHGDGGHFGWCEEARPIDVQLSHLEGLRALFSAPLQVGGHTFDTNIHFGLDRNEGIDPLTRVNSALASANDALSSGRAVEVFEAHRLAEAPWELSLHARIDEGLRNGDIWLAYQPQWDFHGERISGAEALIRWNHPTRGFIPPDQFILQAERAGRIDALTYWVLEEAITAAQAVNALGPRFQMSINLSAQMVGKSDLVGNFREIVTRRGIDPCLLTIEITETSSLVDRAEAVHNLSLLRELGFRLSIDDFGTGEASLAYLADLPSDELKIDRRFVSRLLTSERDRAIVSSTISLAHALGQRVVAEGIEDQATFRLLASLGCDQAQGYYLSKPQPFDVMFLDYQARLDSWSRVV from the coding sequence TTGCGATCCCCGATCGGAATATCGCTGCTGCTAAGCCTCGCGCTTTGGCCTGCCTGGCCATTGGGTTTCGCCGAGGCTATCGCCCACATTTACTGGAATACCGCCTATACCCTGATCAGTCGATCAGCGCCCTCGTCGATTGTGGTGGTGTCGGTTGATGCCGCAGGTGATCTCGATTCAGCGGGCGAAGCCAAAATCCTTGAAAGCATTCGTCGCCAGATGCCCCGGCGTGTATTTGTGGATATGCGGGTTCCATATGGAATCGATCCGCAAGGTGACACCCGCTTGAAGCGGGCTGTCGACAGCTATGGTGATGATATCGGCTTTGTCGTGCGTTCAAGTGAAATGAATACGCACGATTCATCTTCTATAAAAATCCCGACATCGGAAATTTTTGGTTCTCATAAGGTGTATGTTTCGTCGTGGAATGATAATTTCATTCACGCTGTTGTTTCTGCGCCCTATTCTGTAAATTTGGACGGGAAGAAATATAGCACTCTTTCCGTTGCATTGGCCAATATCAAGCCAAAGTCTGATGGAAACTACTATCCAGACTTTTCCGTAGACCCAGAGTCTATACCGACGATTTCCGCAAAATCGTTCCTTGAAGGGAATCTCGGTTCTTCCATCCTGTCTGGCAGGACGGTCATCGTTACCTCGTCCAATGGCGTCACGCCGATGCGTTATTTCGGGCACAGGATCAGTCCGCCTGTCGCGCATGATATCGCTGGTGCTGAGGCGCTGTCTCGCGGGTTGAACATCAATCTGACATTTATACCGCTTCTGCTTTTGGCGGTTCTTGTGACCGCTTTTGCACAAGGCATGAATTCCAGGTTGCGAAGGGTTTTTTTATACCTGTTAATTTTTGCAGTTGTTGTTTTTACGCCTGTAGAAGTAAGGTTTCTGGGCATTGTACTTCCGCCTGAAGAAGCTATCATTTATCTTATGAGTTATGGCTCTATCAGGCTGTGGCGTCGCAGAACGCGGCGCATTCAGCAGACGAGTCTGTCCGGGCTTCCCAACTTCGTTGCCTTTTCTTCCGGGAAGATGTCAGGTGGGTACGATGTGATTGTCGCGGTGGTGGCTCGCTATGAAGAAATTCTGGCGACGCTGCCCAGGGAGCTTCACGAGGAGTGTGCCAAGCAGATTGCACGCCGTTTGTCTGTCGGGTCGGGCGCGACTCAGATATATCATGGTGACGGTGGGCATTTTGGCTGGTGTGAAGAGGCCCGGCCAATCGATGTCCAATTGAGCCACCTGGAAGGGCTGCGGGCGTTGTTCTCTGCGCCTTTGCAAGTTGGTGGGCATACTTTCGACACCAACATCCACTTCGGCCTCGACCGTAACGAAGGCATTGATCCGCTTACGCGTGTCAACTCGGCGCTGGCCAGCGCCAATGATGCCCTGAGCAGTGGGCGTGCTGTGGAGGTCTTCGAGGCGCATCGTCTGGCTGAGGCGCCCTGGGAGCTCTCGCTTCATGCGCGTATCGATGAAGGGCTGCGCAATGGCGATATCTGGCTGGCCTATCAACCGCAGTGGGATTTCCATGGAGAGCGGATTTCAGGGGCCGAAGCGCTCATTCGCTGGAATCATCCGACACGTGGCTTCATCCCGCCAGATCAGTTCATCCTTCAGGCCGAGCGGGCCGGACGCATCGATGCGCTGACGTACTGGGTGCTGGAAGAGGCAATTACGGCAGCGCAGGCCGTGAATGCCTTGGGGCCTCGTTTCCAGATGAGCATCAACCTGTCAGCCCAGATGGTTGGAAAATCCGATCTGGTTGGCAACTTCCGTGAAATTGTCACGCGCCGCGGGATCGATCCATGCTTGTTGACCATTGAAATCACGGAAACATCCAGTCTGGTTGATCGTGCTGAGGCGGTGCATAATCTGAGCTTGTTGCGAGAGTTGGGTTTCCGGCTCTCGATCGATGATTTTGGAACGGGAGAGGCAAGCTTGGCCTACCTGGCTGATCTTCCTAGCGATGAGCTCAAGATCGACCGCCGTTTTGTTTCGCGTCTCCTGACAAGCGAGCGTGATCGTGCAATTGTCAGTAGCACGATAAGTTTGGCCCATGCCTTAGGGCAGAGGGTTGTGGCAGAAGGGATCGAGGATCAGGCGACATTCCGCCTTTTGGCGTCCTTGGGGTGTGATCAGGCCCAGGGGTACTACCTGAGTAAGCCACAGCCATTTGACGTGATGTTTCTCGATTACCAGGCGCGGCTCGACTCCTGGAGCAGGGTCGTCTGA